The Acinetobacter defluvii genome includes a region encoding these proteins:
- the wrbA gene encoding NAD(P)H:quinone oxidoreductase: MQAYVLVLYYSKYGSTKEMAHLIANGIEATGVAVKIRTVPNLSPVVTEAQASIPEEGDIYCTLEDLQHCAGLALGSPTRFGNMASEMKYFWDQTTSLWLNGALHNKPACVFTSSGSMHGGQESTLLTMLPPLFHHGMMIMGLTNAEPALSNTKSGGTPYGASHVSGPRHDLGLSQDEKVLCEIQGKRLGEIVKKLSV, translated from the coding sequence ATGCAAGCATATGTTTTAGTTCTGTATTACAGCAAATATGGTTCGACCAAAGAAATGGCGCATTTGATTGCAAATGGGATTGAAGCCACAGGTGTTGCTGTAAAAATCCGTACTGTGCCAAATTTATCTCCTGTCGTGACAGAAGCACAAGCCAGTATTCCTGAAGAAGGGGATATTTACTGTACTTTAGAGGATTTACAGCATTGTGCTGGTTTAGCGTTAGGCTCACCGACGCGTTTTGGCAATATGGCTTCTGAAATGAAATACTTTTGGGATCAAACTACAAGTTTATGGCTCAATGGAGCTTTGCATAATAAACCTGCCTGTGTATTTACTTCATCAGGCTCGATGCATGGTGGGCAAGAAAGCACTTTACTGACTATGCTCCCTCCATTGTTTCATCATGGCATGATGATTATGGGGTTAACCAATGCTGAGCCAGCATTATCCAACACCAAGTCAGGTGGAACGCCGTATGGTGCGAGTCATGTTAGTGGTCCACGTCATGATTTAGGTTTGAGCCAAGATGAAAAAGTGTTGTGTGAAATACAGGGTAAACGTTTAGGTGAAATTGTAAAAAAGCTGAGTGTCTAA
- a CDS encoding acyl-CoA thioesterase has protein sequence MVSLTQELTHLLHVQQIDQYLFQGQTSQLFGSHLFGGQILAQALIAASRTTDRPAHSLHAYFIRSGRTDQPILFKVDNLRDGSSFSTRQVHAHQDGEIIFSAMLSFAKPEQGLEFQGSAPQYPDPDSLKSEQEYKISILEDIPESRRSIVMQQFNLLIHPVEFYNPFKPVKADTQYAEYFRTFEKITGEMDYIAMHQAIAAYYSDYNLLTTSLRPHGISYANGGVYSASLDHTLHFHHDFRVDEWMLYDMYATRSSQSRGLNFGEMWQNGKLVCSVSQESLMRQRNISTHR, from the coding sequence ATGGTTTCGCTTACACAAGAATTAACCCATTTATTGCATGTTCAACAAATTGATCAATATCTTTTTCAAGGTCAAACCTCACAGCTTTTTGGTTCGCATTTATTTGGCGGACAAATTTTAGCTCAAGCTTTAATCGCAGCTTCAAGAACCACAGACCGCCCTGCTCACTCTTTACATGCTTATTTCATTCGTAGTGGACGTACAGATCAACCTATTTTATTCAAAGTTGACAATTTAAGAGATGGTTCAAGTTTTTCTACACGTCAAGTCCATGCGCACCAAGATGGTGAAATCATTTTTTCGGCAATGCTATCTTTCGCTAAACCAGAACAAGGTTTAGAGTTTCAAGGTTCAGCCCCACAATATCCAGATCCAGACTCACTCAAATCAGAACAAGAATATAAAATTTCTATCCTTGAAGACATTCCTGAAAGTCGTCGTAGCATAGTCATGCAGCAATTCAACCTCTTGATTCATCCAGTTGAGTTTTACAATCCTTTCAAACCAGTTAAAGCAGATACTCAATATGCTGAATATTTTAGAACTTTTGAAAAAATAACAGGTGAAATGGACTATATTGCCATGCATCAAGCAATTGCTGCGTATTATTCAGATTATAATTTGCTCACGACATCTTTACGTCCACATGGGATCAGCTATGCCAATGGTGGGGTCTATAGTGCCAGTTTAGATCACACCTTACATTTTCATCATGATTTTCGCGTAGATGAATGGATGCTGTATGATATGTATGCGACGCGCTCAAGCCAGTCACGCGGTCTCAACTTTGGTGAAATGTGGCAAAATGGGAAATTGGTCTGTAGTGTCAGTCAAGAAAGTTTGATGCGCCAACGTAATATTTCAACACATAGATAA
- a CDS encoding xanthine phosphoribosyltransferase — translation MYALEQKILAEGIVLSDQVLKVDSFLNHQIDPVMMQQIGQEFARLFKDAGITKIITIEASGIAPAVMAGLELGVPVIFARKYQSLTLKDDLYRSKVFSFTKQIESTIAISKKHISAGDKALVIDDFLANGQAALGLADLIHQAHAEVVGIGIVIEKSFQPGRQLLLDKGYRVESLARVESLANGTVTFVQE, via the coding sequence GTGTACGCACTAGAACAGAAAATCTTGGCTGAAGGTATCGTTCTATCTGATCAGGTTCTGAAAGTCGATTCTTTTTTAAACCATCAAATTGATCCTGTGATGATGCAGCAAATTGGTCAAGAGTTTGCGCGTCTTTTCAAAGATGCAGGTATCACCAAAATCATTACCATTGAAGCTTCAGGTATTGCACCTGCAGTAATGGCAGGACTTGAGCTTGGTGTTCCAGTCATTTTTGCTCGTAAATATCAATCTTTGACTTTAAAAGATGACTTATATCGTTCTAAAGTTTTCTCATTTACAAAGCAAATTGAAAGTACCATTGCGATTTCTAAAAAACACATCAGTGCAGGCGATAAAGCGCTTGTAATTGATGACTTTTTAGCAAATGGTCAAGCGGCATTAGGTCTTGCTGACTTAATCCATCAAGCACATGCCGAAGTGGTCGGGATTGGCATTGTGATTGAAAAATCATTCCAACCAGGTCGCCAGTTGTTACTTGACAAAGGCTATCGTGTAGAATCTTTGGCACGTGTTGAATCTTTAGCAAATGGCACAGTGACTTTTGTGCAAGAGTAA
- a CDS encoding DUF3108 domain-containing protein — protein sequence MATPFMKKIGISTSLVAACVLTGFSSHALAMSPFQATYQFSYNGKNMGSATRTLTQNGNNWTYVFAAKAAAIASATETSRFGFSNEQIQSKDFSRNSKILVHNDTMTIKFNPSAKTINTNKRDKARSFAWKAGALDELNAELQVREDLKGSGLKSSYLIADAKGLDTRRFVKQGNESVKTSYGTFDTIKVVLTHDNKSKQSVFWLAPKLDYLPVKMSHQDGKTSYNLSLTGYKK from the coding sequence ATGGCAACACCATTCATGAAAAAAATCGGTATCAGCACAAGTCTTGTAGCGGCATGCGTATTAACAGGTTTTTCAAGTCATGCTCTTGCCATGAGCCCCTTCCAAGCAACTTATCAGTTTTCTTATAATGGTAAAAATATGGGTTCAGCGACTCGTACGTTAACTCAAAATGGCAATAACTGGACCTATGTTTTTGCAGCAAAAGCCGCAGCGATTGCCTCTGCCACTGAAACCAGTCGTTTTGGTTTTAGTAATGAACAAATTCAATCCAAGGATTTTAGCCGTAACAGTAAAATCTTGGTGCACAATGACACCATGACCATTAAATTCAATCCAAGTGCAAAAACCATTAACACCAATAAACGTGACAAAGCACGTTCTTTTGCATGGAAAGCAGGCGCATTAGATGAATTAAATGCTGAATTACAAGTCCGTGAGGATCTAAAAGGCTCAGGTTTAAAATCAAGCTATCTGATCGCAGATGCCAAAGGTTTGGATACCCGTCGTTTTGTTAAACAAGGCAATGAATCAGTCAAAACCAGCTACGGAACCTTTGATACCATCAAAGTCGTGCTGACCCATGACAATAAAAGCAAACAATCTGTTTTCTGGTTAGCACCAAAACTTGATTATTTACCTGTAAAAATGTCACATCAAGATGGTAAGACATCTTACAACCTTTCTCTGACTGGCTATAAAAAATAA
- a CDS encoding energy transducer TonB, with translation MFKKMSTTSKAFLPWWEDNIFLGAVIVAIAVHLVFISLQFAEPTEQNTQSKEIAVTLRPSADEVKDADFLAQEDQHGSGIFRQKHRMSSEMPAQAEDLSAGDQQLQALEKVQQKRELKFEEKVLMTVLSWQKQAEQNERKKAMDELQSQFQAKAAMVASLEAQYLQKQQNFSKQQKIKTVDGIQAKKDASAGYLEKFRAKVELYGNRYYPEQAKLQRLSGEVRLMVILNASGGIRAIRLIESSGHPILDEAAKNSVRKGAPFGNFDANMKDISELRIIRTWRFDPAESEFEVR, from the coding sequence ATGTTTAAAAAAATGAGTACTACATCTAAGGCTTTTTTACCTTGGTGGGAAGACAACATCTTTTTGGGTGCGGTGATTGTCGCAATTGCCGTTCATTTGGTGTTTATTTCTTTGCAGTTTGCTGAACCGACAGAGCAAAATACTCAAAGTAAAGAGATTGCGGTAACGCTTCGTCCTAGTGCGGATGAAGTAAAAGATGCAGACTTTTTGGCTCAGGAAGATCAACACGGCTCAGGGATTTTTCGCCAAAAACATCGTATGTCGAGTGAAATGCCCGCACAGGCTGAAGATTTGAGTGCAGGGGATCAACAATTACAAGCCTTAGAAAAAGTACAACAAAAGCGTGAATTAAAGTTTGAAGAAAAAGTGTTAATGACAGTTTTAAGTTGGCAAAAACAAGCTGAACAAAATGAGCGTAAAAAAGCCATGGATGAATTGCAAAGCCAGTTCCAAGCCAAGGCAGCAATGGTTGCGAGTTTGGAAGCACAGTATTTACAGAAGCAACAAAATTTTAGTAAGCAACAAAAAATTAAAACGGTAGATGGTATTCAAGCGAAAAAAGATGCTTCAGCGGGATATTTGGAAAAGTTCCGCGCCAAAGTAGAGTTGTATGGTAATCGTTATTATCCAGAACAAGCCAAACTTCAGCGTTTATCAGGTGAAGTGCGTTTGATGGTGATTTTGAACGCATCTGGCGGAATTCGTGCGATTCGTTTGATTGAAAGTTCAGGGCATCCGATTTTAGATGAGGCTGCAAAGAACTCGGTACGTAAAGGTGCGCCTTTTGGAAATTTTGATGCCAATATGAAAGATATTTCTGAATTACGAATTATTCGGACTTGGCGTTTTGATCCAGCAGAATCAGAGTTTGAGGTGCGTTAA
- a CDS encoding mechanosensitive ion channel family protein, with protein sequence MLDRLFEEFIDTLKRSIFLSMGAPENRDMDWDVVAATMLSKLFIAVILIAFFWLLSRGLRLAVRYISKKLNTNQIIINIINNTIHFFWLLASSITILSQFGLSEKYLQAVSRAAIVSLIFYIIWMLFTKLTMRFLDRFYIDDSLKQLLRNIISVLLVIFGIAAIMAQFGFNIISIMAGLGIVGIAVSFAAQSTLSNFIAGITILIERPFHIGDWVRINKFEGKITQILLRTTHIRNRDNLLIIIPNSTVANAEVTNLTAHERMRFESYCRISLQEDVEKARTAILARLVVEDEYLKVPEPSVDVHEFAESGIVLIVRYWLEPYQMERLPRIQEKLLEHVKEALQDAKINVPYPHLQLLQQPFSAQNKSE encoded by the coding sequence ATGTTGGATCGCTTATTTGAAGAGTTTATAGATACCCTAAAACGCAGTATTTTTCTGAGTATGGGGGCACCTGAAAATCGAGATATGGATTGGGATGTCGTTGCTGCGACCATGCTCAGCAAATTATTCATTGCCGTGATTTTAATTGCATTTTTTTGGTTGTTGAGTCGTGGTCTGCGACTTGCTGTTCGGTACATTTCTAAAAAACTCAATACGAATCAAATTATTATTAATATTATTAATAATACCATCCACTTTTTTTGGCTACTCGCTTCAAGTATCACTATTCTTTCGCAATTTGGTTTATCTGAAAAATATTTACAAGCAGTGTCCCGTGCTGCGATTGTTTCACTGATTTTTTATATTATTTGGATGTTATTTACCAAACTGACCATGCGCTTTTTGGATCGTTTTTATATCGATGATTCTTTAAAACAACTATTACGCAATATTATTTCGGTGTTATTGGTGATTTTTGGTATCGCTGCGATTATGGCACAGTTTGGCTTTAACATTATTTCGATTATGGCGGGTCTTGGGATTGTCGGAATCGCAGTCAGTTTTGCAGCACAATCTACCCTGTCAAATTTTATCGCAGGAATTACGATCTTGATTGAGCGTCCTTTTCATATTGGTGATTGGGTACGAATCAATAAATTTGAAGGAAAAATTACGCAAATTTTATTACGAACGACTCATATTCGTAACCGTGATAATTTATTGATTATTATTCCAAATTCAACCGTTGCTAATGCTGAAGTGACCAATTTAACCGCACATGAAAGAATGCGTTTTGAAAGTTACTGTCGGATTTCACTCCAAGAAGATGTGGAAAAAGCACGTACTGCGATCTTAGCTCGTTTAGTTGTGGAAGATGAATACTTAAAAGTTCCTGAACCAAGCGTAGATGTACATGAATTTGCTGAATCAGGCATTGTATTGATTGTGCGCTATTGGCTAGAACCTTACCAAATGGAGCGCTTACCCCGCATTCAAGAAAAACTTTTAGAACACGTAAAAGAAGCACTACAAGATGCCAAAATTAATGTTCCTTATCCTCATCTACAATTACTACAACAACCTTTTTCAGCCCAAAATAAAAGTGAGTGA
- the ybeY gene encoding rRNA maturation RNase YbeY: MKLSLTLQQAFEAPELVLKRAYLKKVVETSLRRMNTQSDCEIGIACVDIDESHKLNLEYRKKDKPTNVLSFPSDLPDEMAQILDTFPIGDLVICIPVVLQEAIEQQKTPIEHFTHMLVHGTLHLMGYDHETSDEDAEEMEALEIEILKKLGFENPYIVKED; the protein is encoded by the coding sequence TTGAAACTCAGTTTAACCTTACAACAAGCGTTTGAAGCACCTGAATTGGTGCTCAAACGTGCTTATCTTAAAAAAGTTGTTGAAACTTCACTGCGTCGTATGAACACACAAAGTGATTGTGAAATCGGTATTGCCTGCGTAGATATTGACGAAAGCCATAAATTAAATTTGGAATATCGTAAGAAAGACAAACCCACAAATGTACTGTCTTTCCCAAGTGATTTGCCTGATGAAATGGCGCAAATTTTGGATACATTTCCAATTGGTGATTTGGTGATTTGCATTCCTGTGGTTTTACAAGAAGCCATTGAACAGCAAAAAACACCGATTGAACATTTTACTCACATGCTCGTACATGGCACATTACATCTCATGGGCTATGACCATGAAACTTCAGATGAAGATGCTGAAGAAATGGAAGCATTGGAAATCGAAATTTTGAAAAAACTTGGCTTTGAAAACCCTTATATTGTCAAAGAAGATTAA
- a CDS encoding PhoH family protein gives MTAEIRRTVAFPGISMERLKSMLGAYNSHMKQIEQRLDVKISHRGDTFFVDGNLDAVTRAELLLQRLYDEAEISSQISADTVHLMIQGSQTDRELQEDLSENEHTGLEAIWLQTPKGRINPRGMNQKRYVQRILQSDISFGIGPAGTGKTYLAVAAAVDMLERNEIQRILLVRPAVEAGEKLGFLPGDLTQKIDPYLRPLYDALYEMLGFEKVAKLIERQVIEVAPLAYMRGRTLNHSFVILDEAQNTTPEQMKMFLTRLGFGSRAVITGDITQVDLPRGQQSGLAHALRVLENVKEIHITRFHSRDVVRHQLVQKIVEAYEGWEGEQQRLSAAARAERKALQQALIADNDAKADAQD, from the coding sequence TTGACTGCCGAAATTCGACGTACAGTAGCTTTTCCTGGCATTTCTATGGAACGTTTAAAAAGCATGCTTGGTGCTTATAACAGCCATATGAAACAAATTGAACAACGTTTAGATGTCAAAATCTCCCATCGAGGCGATACATTTTTTGTCGATGGGAATCTTGATGCTGTCACAAGGGCGGAGCTTTTATTGCAGCGCCTTTATGACGAAGCGGAAATTTCCTCACAAATCAGTGCAGACACCGTACATCTGATGATTCAAGGCAGTCAAACTGACCGAGAATTACAAGAAGACTTGTCAGAAAATGAACATACTGGTTTGGAGGCGATTTGGTTACAAACCCCTAAAGGTCGCATCAACCCACGTGGCATGAACCAAAAGCGTTATGTGCAACGTATTTTACAAAGTGATATTTCTTTCGGGATCGGTCCTGCAGGAACAGGTAAAACCTATCTTGCTGTAGCGGCTGCGGTAGATATGTTAGAACGGAATGAAATTCAACGGATTTTATTGGTACGTCCCGCTGTTGAAGCAGGTGAAAAACTCGGTTTCTTACCGGGCGATTTAACCCAAAAAATTGATCCCTATTTACGCCCACTTTACGATGCCTTGTATGAAATGCTCGGCTTTGAAAAGGTTGCCAAACTGATTGAACGTCAAGTGATTGAGGTTGCACCCCTCGCCTATATGCGTGGTCGTACCCTCAACCATTCATTCGTGATTTTGGATGAAGCGCAAAACACCACACCTGAACAAATGAAAATGTTCCTCACCCGTTTAGGCTTTGGTTCACGGGCAGTGATCACCGGTGATATTACCCAAGTCGACTTACCTCGTGGACAACAATCAGGTCTTGCACATGCGCTGCGTGTTTTAGAAAATGTTAAAGAAATTCATATCACCCGTTTCCATTCTCGTGATGTGGTTCGTCATCAATTGGTTCAAAAGATCGTCGAAGCTTATGAAGGATGGGAAGGTGAGCAACAACGTTTAAGTGCTGCTGCACGTGCTGAACGCAAAGCGCTACAACAAGCGTTGATCGCAGACAATGATGCCAAAGCCGATGCACAGGACTAA
- the miaB gene encoding tRNA (N6-isopentenyl adenosine(37)-C2)-methylthiotransferase MiaB, whose translation MTVQTFIPNGAKAASENTVLQPQHTPADGTVKKLYIETQGCQMNEYDSHRMADLLGDSHGYVLTTDPKDADILLMNTCSIREKAQEKVFSELGRWRKLKEQNPDLVIGVGGCVASQEGDNIQKRAPYVDMVFGPQTLHRLPQMLDQHHDQVEKPKKEKIKLVDISFPDIEKFDFLPEPRVEGFKAFVSIMEGCSKYCSFCVVPYTRGEEVSRPLDDVLAEIAGLAEKGVREISLLGQNVNGYRGETFEGEICTFADLLRLVAEIPGIGRLRYTTSHPLEFNDDLIQCYRDLPQMVSHLHLPVQSGSNDVLQAMKRNHTIDVYIDKIAKLRKVRPDMHLSSDFIIGFPGETDANFEETYQFIQDLDFDHSYSFIYSKRPGTPASELADDTPETVKKERLAKVQQWIKRSSIEKTDAMLGTIQRVLVEKVSDKDPNILVGSADNTRLVTFVGDAAWVGRFAEIEITEIKTLNLVYGELLNLEPDVS comes from the coding sequence ATGACGGTTCAAACCTTCATTCCAAATGGTGCCAAAGCTGCCTCAGAAAACACTGTTCTCCAGCCACAGCACACCCCAGCCGACGGTACAGTGAAAAAACTGTATATCGAAACGCAAGGGTGTCAGATGAATGAGTATGACAGTCATCGTATGGCAGACCTTTTAGGCGACTCGCACGGTTATGTACTGACTACAGACCCTAAAGATGCAGATATTTTACTCATGAATACCTGTTCGATTCGTGAAAAAGCACAAGAAAAAGTGTTTTCTGAATTAGGTCGTTGGCGCAAACTGAAAGAACAAAATCCAGATTTAGTCATCGGTGTGGGTGGTTGTGTGGCTTCACAAGAAGGCGATAACATCCAAAAACGTGCGCCTTATGTCGATATGGTGTTTGGTCCACAAACACTTCACCGCTTACCACAAATGCTTGATCAACATCATGATCAAGTTGAAAAGCCGAAAAAAGAAAAAATTAAGTTGGTCGATATTTCATTCCCAGATATTGAAAAATTCGACTTTTTACCTGAACCTCGTGTTGAAGGTTTTAAAGCCTTTGTTTCAATCATGGAAGGCTGCTCAAAATACTGTTCATTCTGTGTTGTACCATATACCCGTGGTGAAGAGGTTTCTCGCCCACTGGATGATGTCTTGGCTGAAATCGCAGGTTTGGCTGAAAAAGGCGTGCGTGAAATATCATTACTTGGTCAAAACGTGAATGGCTACCGTGGTGAAACTTTTGAAGGTGAAATCTGTACTTTTGCTGATTTACTGCGCTTAGTTGCAGAAATTCCAGGCATTGGTCGTTTACGCTATACCACTTCTCACCCGCTTGAGTTTAATGATGATTTAATTCAATGCTATCGTGACTTACCGCAAATGGTTTCACATTTACATTTACCTGTGCAAAGTGGTTCAAATGATGTGTTACAAGCAATGAAACGTAATCACACTATTGATGTTTACATCGATAAAATTGCCAAGTTACGTAAAGTACGCCCTGATATGCATTTATCTTCTGACTTCATCATCGGTTTTCCTGGTGAAACAGATGCAAACTTTGAAGAGACTTATCAATTCATCCAAGATTTGGACTTTGACCATTCTTATAGTTTTATCTATTCAAAACGTCCAGGTACGCCTGCTTCCGAGTTGGCGGATGACACGCCTGAAACTGTAAAAAAAGAACGTTTAGCCAAAGTTCAACAATGGATTAAACGTTCAAGTATCGAAAAAACGGATGCTATGCTTGGAACTATTCAACGGGTCTTGGTTGAGAAAGTTTCTGACAAAGACCCAAATATTTTGGTGGGTAGTGCAGACAATACACGTTTAGTAACATTTGTAGGAGATGCTGCTTGGGTCGGACGCTTTGCAGAGATTGAGATTACTGAGATTAAAACCTTAAATTTAGTTTACGGTGAACTCTTGAATCTTGAGCCCGACGTGTCGTAA
- a CDS encoding lytic transglycosylase domain-containing protein — translation MACASLQVTQAVEEQFNDVLRNANNPALLEQYKYSMQNDALGYYPEYFSLNSNLAFQPPANIVSFAQRYPQSAMAEKLAADYVEEKVKQADFANAQPVLAYVSNPDQAESCAMAQVRARTGDSLVFAEFKDVWLATNTQPESCNGLGRLMLSSPLMTTEDRQQRLYAQLRAGQSGLAIATAQSIGVNLSLAQLNQIQANPLNYLWTAPKANVQDYAYLVFALGRAADTDLTSALQTTPRLAQGLPANVQKYLYRTVGYIGGTTVMKNNFNRQVLESLDASYGVPFSAEEAEIYARQAIRFGAWESVIRAIDSMSVTQKQEDRWQYWLARASEQRNDRQSKKTAEEIFKRLAMSGDDYHNLLAKDHIGQKYNDGLSQEQPSSNDMQRLNQDIHFRRAFALKNINANATYTNREWNWAVRQAYLKQDDGLLLAAAQRATNMGWYDRAIYAADRTKNKHNYTYRYATPHQALVVSHSRNAGIDPAWAYGLMRQESRFVSAARSHVGAGGLMQIMPGTAKQVARQMGETYNPAALSDPNTNIRYGTYYLSMIQRQLSNNPVLATAGYNAGPNRAKRWQPDDRPLSADQYTEAIPLNETRDYVKNVMTNAVHYGRLLGQGAQVIESRMPVVPTRSFE, via the coding sequence ATGGCATGTGCGAGTCTACAAGTTACACAAGCAGTAGAAGAACAATTTAATGATGTTTTACGAAATGCCAATAATCCAGCACTATTAGAACAATATAAATATTCAATGCAAAATGATGCCTTGGGCTATTATCCAGAATATTTTTCTTTAAATTCAAACTTAGCCTTTCAGCCACCTGCGAATATTGTCAGTTTTGCACAGCGCTATCCGCAGTCTGCAATGGCAGAAAAACTTGCCGCAGATTATGTTGAAGAAAAAGTCAAACAAGCAGATTTTGCTAATGCGCAACCTGTGTTGGCATATGTCAGCAACCCCGACCAAGCAGAAAGTTGTGCGATGGCACAGGTGCGTGCAAGAACAGGGGATTCCTTGGTTTTTGCAGAATTTAAAGATGTTTGGTTAGCCACCAATACGCAACCTGAATCATGTAACGGTTTAGGGCGCTTAATGTTATCTAGCCCATTGATGACGACAGAAGACCGTCAACAACGTTTATATGCACAGTTGAGAGCTGGACAGTCTGGTTTAGCCATTGCAACGGCACAAAGCATTGGCGTGAATTTGTCCTTAGCACAACTCAATCAGATTCAAGCCAACCCACTGAACTATCTATGGACAGCACCGAAAGCCAATGTACAAGATTATGCTTATTTGGTATTTGCGCTTGGTCGTGCTGCTGACACGGATTTGACTTCTGCCTTGCAGACTACACCACGTCTTGCACAAGGCTTACCTGCCAATGTACAAAAATATTTGTACCGTACTGTGGGTTATATTGGCGGAACCACAGTGATGAAAAATAATTTTAATCGTCAAGTTCTAGAAAGTTTAGATGCCAGTTATGGTGTGCCATTTAGTGCTGAAGAAGCTGAAATTTATGCACGACAAGCCATCCGTTTTGGCGCATGGGAAAGTGTAATTCGTGCGATTGACAGTATGAGTGTGACGCAAAAACAAGAAGATCGTTGGCAGTATTGGTTAGCACGTGCTTCAGAGCAACGTAATGATCGTCAGTCGAAAAAAACTGCTGAAGAAATTTTTAAACGTTTGGCAATGTCTGGTGATGATTATCACAACTTATTAGCCAAAGATCATATCGGACAAAAATATAATGATGGACTCAGTCAGGAGCAGCCTTCTTCAAATGATATGCAGCGTTTAAATCAAGATATTCATTTCCGTCGAGCCTTTGCTTTAAAAAATATCAATGCCAACGCAACATATACCAATCGTGAATGGAACTGGGCAGTTCGCCAAGCTTATTTAAAACAAGATGATGGTTTATTACTTGCCGCAGCACAGAGAGCGACCAATATGGGGTGGTATGATCGTGCTATTTATGCCGCAGATCGCACTAAGAATAAACACAATTATACTTACCGTTATGCGACACCGCATCAAGCTTTGGTCGTGAGTCATAGCCGAAATGCAGGGATAGATCCTGCTTGGGCATATGGTTTAATGCGCCAAGAGAGTCGTTTTGTCAGCGCAGCACGCTCACATGTTGGGGCTGGCGGTCTCATGCAAATCATGCCAGGGACGGCTAAACAAGTCGCACGACAAATGGGTGAAACATATAATCCTGCGGCACTGAGTGATCCAAATACTAATATTCGCTATGGCACTTATTATTTATCTATGATTCAAAGACAGCTCAGTAATAATCCAGTTTTAGCGACAGCAGGTTATAATGCGGGTCCAAATCGTGCCAAGCGTTGGCAGCCAGATGATCGTCCTTTGTCTGCTGATCAATATACAGAAGCGATTCCACTGAATGAAACACGTGATTATGTGAAAAATGTGATGACTAACGCAGTACATTACGGCAGGTTGTTGGGGCAAGGTGCACAAGTGATTGAAAGTCGTATGCCTGTTGTGCCAACACGTTCTTTTGAATAG
- a CDS encoding ribonuclease T2 family protein, with amino-acid sequence MKNAVLSSLNKSSGVWIVICIGFLLFSVRVHAAPARPQGYVMQIQLTPAVCALDNSKQKQRKCLEGYSLTISGLLPETTQKDCTTSSSATLSPLQSKVVARVMPDPNSRTQLWQSVGGCVPMNASQYFRTMINLAEKLKIPADLTSSESKTVYHSQLKSQFIKLNPSLPANGISFSCQAARSNSILTEIQVCYKVNGQYTQCSNHIVSNCPTSFSIKGAY; translated from the coding sequence ATGAAAAACGCTGTATTGAGTTCTTTGAATAAATCATCTGGAGTGTGGATTGTTATCTGCATCGGATTTCTTTTATTTTCAGTTCGTGTTCATGCAGCGCCAGCTCGACCGCAAGGTTATGTCATGCAAATACAACTCACACCTGCTGTGTGTGCCTTAGACAATTCTAAGCAAAAACAACGCAAATGTTTGGAAGGTTATTCATTGACGATCTCTGGTTTATTACCAGAAACTACGCAAAAAGATTGTACAACATCTTCATCTGCGACACTCAGCCCATTACAGTCTAAAGTTGTGGCACGTGTAATGCCTGATCCGAATTCACGGACACAATTGTGGCAGAGTGTTGGGGGTTGTGTTCCTATGAATGCGAGCCAATATTTTAGAACCATGATTAATTTGGCAGAAAAATTAAAAATTCCAGCGGATTTAACCAGTTCAGAAAGCAAAACTGTATATCATAGCCAATTAAAATCACAATTTATTAAACTCAATCCAAGCTTACCTGCTAATGGCATTAGTTTTAGTTGTCAGGCTGCAAGATCGAATAGCATTTTGACTGAAATTCAGGTGTGCTACAAAGTCAATGGACAATACACACAATGCTCGAATCATATTGTATCAAATTGTCCGACAAGCTTTTCCATAAAAGGCGCATATTAA